From the genome of Triticum aestivum cultivar Chinese Spring chromosome 3B, IWGSC CS RefSeq v2.1, whole genome shotgun sequence, one region includes:
- the LOC123069181 gene encoding 60S ribosomal protein L26-1 — protein MKRNPRVTSSRRKCRKAHFTAPSSVRRVLMSAALSSELRHKYNVRSIPIRKDDEVQVVRGTYKGREGKVVQVYRRRWVIHVERITREKVNGSTVNVGIHPSKVIVTKLKLDKDRKALLDRKARGRAADKAKGKFTAEDVAAAAGGATAAGASLQEID, from the coding sequence ATGAAGCGCAACCCCCGCGTCACGAGCTCCCGCCGGAAGTGCCGCAAGGCGCACTTCACGGCGCCGTCCTCCGTCCGCCGCGTGCTCATGTCCGCGGCCCTCTCCTCCGAGCTcaggcacaaatacaatgtgcgctcgatccccatccgcaaggatgacgaggtgcaggtcgtgcgCGGCACCTACAAGGGCCGCGAGGGAAAGGTGGTGCAGGTGTACCGCCGCCGCTGGGTCATCCACGTGGAGCGGATCACCAGGGAGAAGGTCAATGGATCCACGGTGAACGTCGGCATCCACCCCAGCAAGGTGATCGTCACCAAGCTCAAGCTCGACAAGGACCGCAAGGCGCTCCTCGACCGCAAGGCTCGCGGCCGCGCTGCtgacaaggccaagggcaagttcacggcggaggacgtcgccgccgccgctggaggCGCCACGGCCGCCGGTGCCTCGCTCCAGGAGATCGATTAA
- the LOC123065128 gene encoding cyclin-dependent kinase 11A-like codes for MSLPCSDQSIRPRKMKNASLPPGVAVLRCWCGDLCKVKEVTDFSDWLGMKFFMCANYEEDPAVAISEYDKPPSPPPLCMYYRWIDTEKPAWAVTEIRERSRRAWNNLFAKERREKVEAEEKAEQERELKEYYAEQHRFFQDLGKKNREEARRMEEQERERKEAREAERQRKKERAREAKAAEEAGDGKGKYPRWTQ; via the exons ATGAGTTTGCCTTGTTCGGATCAAAGCATTAGGCCGAGGAAAATGAAGAATGCAAGTTTGCCTCCGGGGGTGGCAGTCCTGCGGTGTTGGTGTGGCGatctttgcaaggtgaaggaggtgacggatttttcagattggttgggcatgaagtttttcatgtgcgccaattatgaggaagatcctgccgtagctatttcagagtacgacaagcctccg TCTCCTCCGCCTCTGTGCATGTACTATCGTTGGATTGACACGGAGAAGCCGGCTTGGGCAGTGACTGAGATTCGTGAAAGAAGTCGCCGTGCGTGGAATAATTTATTTGCGAAAGAGCGACGCGAGAAGGtggaagctgaggagaaagcagagcaagagagagagttAAAAGAATACTATGCGGAGCAACACCGTTTTTTTCAGGATTTAGGAAAGAAAAACAGGGAAGAGGCTCGTCGCATGGAGGAGCAGGAACGAGAGCGAAAGGAGGCTCGTGAGGCGGAGaggcagagaaagaaagaaagggctcgtgaggccaaggcagcagaagaagctggcgatggaaaaggaaaatatccacgCTGGACTCAGTAG